TCGTGGCTACAACATCGTTCAAACTATCCTTAGCTACTCCGTCGTTTAGAGTAGAATTAAACCTCTTAGCAAGCTTTGTATTATAGAAATACATATATACTTTTGCAATATTTGAAAAAACCAAGACTCCTATTGCCAGTGCACTGAAATCATAAGCTTCGGGATGTCTAATTTTTGAAATGGAATTCTTGAAAAGTTCAAACCCTACGTACATAATAATCATAGACACAAAAAGCGATGCTATATACTCAAATCTTCCATGTCCTTGTGGGTGCTCCTTATCTGCCGGTTTTTTACTCGCCAAAGCTCCTATTATCGCAATAACAGAAGTAAGTGAATCGCTCAGGTTATTGAACGAGTCGGAAATTATAGAAATACTGTTGGTAATAAAACCTACCACCAGCTTTGAAGCAAATAAAATTAGGTTAAGAGCAAGCCCCAAAGATCCGGACAGAGATATATACTCCGACTGAACGATTGGGTCATCTGTATCCTTATATCTTTTTATAAATAATTTCGCTAAATAATCTATCAATTATATACCTCATTTTTGTCTTATATCATTAGAGAAAACTATTTATCTATAATAATCTCCTATATAAATTATATATTTAAACTTGAATAGATACAAGTATAATCGGCTTAATTATGGGAAATAATAATTATATAATAAAAATCATTTGTATTTATCCCTTAAATAAAAAATTGTATCCACCATCTTTAAAACACGGTAAATTCACATTTTAAAATCAGTAAAAAATCAGATTTAACTCAAATAAAAATAAAAGTTTCAAAAAGCGTGACGACTTTTGAAACTTTTACTCTTAACCACTATTCTGTTTTACTATTAAACCGCTTAATCCTTTTTCTAATTTCTTCAAAACTCATATCGAGCTTATCATTTACTATAAGTGATGCAATACCATGTGCAAAAACGAATTGTTCAAACTTTTTATTATCCTTTTTCTCTTCATTTAATAATTCAGTAAAAATGTCGTTTTTGCCATCCAGTTTTTTAGATTTACTATACAGCTCCTTGAAGTTTCCCAAAAACAGTAATGAAAATAAATTCCTCTCTTCATATGCAAATTTCACATATTCTGAGATGGCAGTCTCCATACTCATGCCCGAATTAAATCTGTCATTGAATTCTCTATGAGTTTTATTGTAAATGGCGATTTTCAAATCATCCATATTTTTAAAATAAGAGTATATAGGCTGTACCGAGCAGCCCAAGGATTTTGATACAACACCAGTGTTCACAGAGTCAATCCCAAATTCTCTGGTAATTTCAAATGCCTCGCTTAAAATCATCTCTCTTGTAATCTTTTGTCTTGGTATTTTACTCACCTCACTATTTGTCTTTAAACCTATCCATAAACCCATATTTGTTCATTCTGTCATAAAGTGCCATCTCGGCATTAATGAGTCTAAATTCTTCAGTACAGAATAATATAACTACAAGTCCAAGTGCAAAACCACTATTATACGTGTTCATCCATCCATGTATAACCGCCAGATTAGGCGTAATTATTCCATATATTAATCCTAAAACTATCGTCTGTCTTAATCCAAATTTTTCAGTAACCGGTGATATACCGCTTCCCACATAAGTCCCCATCATTGTAGGTCTAGCAGCTATTTTGGTCATAGCTCCGGTGAGAAATCCTCCGCCTGTAACAATGCCATTTACTCCTCCGATTAAAAATCCTCCACCTACCATACCAATGATAAAAGGATAGATATATCTTGGAATCAAACCAATTACTGAGAATGCAGACATGGTGAAAATACCCGCCCACATCTCGCCATGCATTTTTGCTCCGGGCATTATTAAAAAATAAAGCAATCCTATTAAACCCAGAAGACCAGCACTTGTTATTGCAACATAAAAACCATGCGATTTAACATAGTCTCTTTTGGGGTTCTCTTCGATTAAAAGCTTAAGTGAATACACCAGTCCGCCATGACCTATAACCCCTATAATAATTAAATATAAAAACAATAATACCATGCTTATTACAAGCGGCATGCTATATGATTGGTCGACAAAAGGAGGATTTTCATAAGGACCATGTCCAAGACCTATCCCTTTAAGTAGTGAATTCATCAGTATCGCCACTACTCCGGCTGTAAATCCTCCAACATACATTGATTTTCCTCTAATCAAAACCTTCATAAGTTTTGCAAAATAAGCTATTAGAATTCCGGTAATAAAACCTACGATAATACCGAAAATAATCGCAAATAAACTCCCATAACCTAAAAACTCGTTGTGAAAAGCCAGGACCGAAACTATGGGTCCTACTGCAGATGCATAACAGGCCATCGGTGAATGAACCGAAAGCTTGTCTTTAGTTAAAAACGCATAGAAGTAGACTCCTAAAGTCAGTGGCAGCATGTTGAAAATTGTCTTTCCAAAAAAAGAGTAACCGAATACCATCAGTATTCCCGATATCTCTCCGGAACCGATTCTCGTTCTGGTTAAGACAAATAATGCAAGACTGATTACAACTGCCAAGCCCGAATTCACAAATGCCGCACCTATTCCACCTATATAAAAAGCGTCTGTATCTACAAGACCATGATGTATTATTAAAGCCTTCAATCCGTTAAGAATTTCGGAAGGAGTTGAAAAGTAAAATCCTATGCCTATTGAAAATACCGCAAAGCCAAATAGCACAAAGTATTTTATCAGCTCTTCCCTTTCCAATCTATTATTAACTAAAAGCCTCATATTAACTTACTGCAGCCAGTTTCTTTGTCTGGTCTTCTGTAATAAGTGAGTCTATCATCTCCTGGATATCTCCATTTAAGAATGACTCGAGCTGATAAATGGTCATATTTATTCTGTGATCGGTTATTCTACCTTGAGGGAAATTATAAGTTCTAATCCTCTCGGATCTGTCACCTGTACCGACTTGAGATCTTCTATTCTCAGAGATTTCAGCATTTTGCTCTTCAAGCATCTTATCATAAAGTCTGGTTTTCAAAATCTTCATAGCCTTATCTTTATTCTTAAGCTGTGATTTTTCATCCTGACACGAAACTACGATACCCGTAGGTATATGTGTAATTCTAACAGCTGAGTCTGTAGTATTAACTGACTGTCCACCATTTCCAGAAGATCTGTAGACATCAACTCTTAGATCCGATTGATTTATTTCAACATCGACATCCTCTGCTTCAGGCAGTACTGCAACAGTTGCTGTTGAAGTATGGATTCTACCACTTGATTCAGTGGTTGGAACTCTTTGAACTCTATGCACTCCCGACTCGTATTTCAGCATCGAATAAGCACCTTTACCATTGATCATAAAGATGGCTTCTTTTACACCGCCAACTCCTTGATCACTAAAACTCATTACCTCGGTTTTCCAGCCTCTGGAATCAGCATACATTTGATACATCCTATACAGATCTCCTGCAAAGAGTCCGGCTTCGTCTCCACCTGCTCCTGCCCTGATCTCCACGATAACATTCTTATGATCATTAGGATCCTTCGGAAGTAGAAGGATTTTAATCTCCTCTTCCTGTACTTCTAGAGCCTTGGATCTTTCATCGATCTCTTCCTTTAATAGCTCTTTCATATCATCGTCAGACGCTTCATTTAGCATCTGCTTGTCCTCTTCGATAATCTTATCATTATCTATATATTCTCTTGCTATATCGATTATAGGTTGAAGATCGGAATGTTCCTTACAATACCTTTGCCAAGTAGGCATATCCTTCATAACTTCAGGATCTATTATCTTCTGTTCCAGTTCATTGAACCTCTTCTCAATAGCCAGTAACTTGTCTTTCATATTTGTTCACCCCTATTTTTGTATGAGAATAAAATAATGATACCATGTCCTAAAATATTACATATATCATTTATATTTACCTTAATTACTTTTAAAAAATCTCTCAAATTGTACTATCTCTTAATTGCCAAAATTAACAATTTATAAATAATATAACCTATTCCACCTGCAAGTATAAGCCAAATGGGACTTACTTTTAAGTAGATTACAAGCACCGCAACGATTAGCACAAATACGAATTGTATTAATTTAAAATTACTTTTCGTAGATAGTATTAGAACTGAGGATGCCAAGAGTGCTACCACCGCTGCTCTAATACCTTTAAACATGCTGTCGACAAACTTCAAATCTCTAAAACCCGCAAAAAATGCGGCTATAGCAAGCATTATTAGGAATGAAGGAAGTATTGCCGCTACAAGGCATACCAATGCTCCCATAAAACCTTTCAGTTTATATCCTATGAAAATACTCATGTTTGCAGCCATAACTCCGGGCGATGCTTGAGCCATGGCAATTACATCTAAAAAATCGTCATCCGTCAACCATTTTCTATTTGTCACAACTTCTTTTTCGATGATGGGTATCATTGCAACACCACCGCCAAATGTGAACATCCCTATTGATAAAAAAACCTTAAACATTTGAAATAACATTATAACATGTTCTCTTTCTCATTTAAATTCCATAAGCCAATAAACCAATAAGTGCCGCCACCCCGATTACTTTAATGGGATGCCATTTTCTAATATGTGCTAAATAAAAAGATATTAAAAGTATGATAGCTGTACCGCCATCTATTATACTACTCCCTACTACGGAAAGCAGTCCTGCCAATATAAGCCCGACTACAACCGGTTTGAGACCTGTAAAAAACCAGCCCATATACTTGTTACCGGCGAGTTTCTTAACAGCCAAGTAGAATATAGACATAACCACAAAGGACGGTAATGTAACTGCAATCGTCGCCACAAGTGAACCTAAAACGCCATGTATCTTAAAGCCTAAATAAGTAGCCAAGTTAATAGCAATCGGTCCCGGAGTCATTTGTGATACCGCAATTATATCCACCAGTTCAAGTTCAGTCATCCAGGAATTATTAATAAGCACCTCTTGTCTTATCATTGGAATCATTGCATAGCCTCCACCGAAACTAAATGCACCAATTTTTAGAAATGCGATAAATATATCTATATATTCACCCAAATAATCACCTCGATTGTACTATTCTAACCAGCTAATCTACCGACAACCACCCTATCAAGGCCATTGTAATCTTTTATCAATTCTATACCGGTGAAATTACTATTTTTCAGCAAATCTCTAACAGCTTCACCTTGATCAAAACCTATCTCAATTATAATGATACCCTTTTTGTTAAGATAATAAACTGCTTTATATATAATTTCACGAATAATATCCAATCCGTCATCACCCGAAAAAAGAGCGTTCTCCGGTTCATAGGATAGCTCTTTTTCAAGTTTATCTCGTTCATTTTCACTTATATAAGGCGGATTGCTGACGATCATATCAAATTTTAGACCTTCAACAGCCTCATATAAATCAGATTTTCTAAAATCAATACCACTGATATTATTCAAGCTCACATTCCTATTGGATAGGTCTATACACCGCTCAGATATATCTACTGCAATAATCTCAGCCACTGTGTGCTTTGCAAGTGATATTGCTATTATACCCGTTCCGGTTCCTATCTCCAGTATCTTCATACCGGGTTTAGTTAAAGCTATCGCTTTTTCTACGAGTATTTCCGTCTCCGGTCTTGGAATTAAAACTCCCTCTTCAACTTCGACTTCAATATCATAGAACCACCATTTGCCAAGTATATACTGAAGAGGTATATGCTTTTTTCTCTTCTCTATTAAGTCGAGCATCTTTTCAAGCTCATCCGGTTTTAATTCTCTATTTGGATTTAAAAGTAATTCTTCCCTCTTATATCCATAAAAATGATTTAGTGCTATCGTTAATTCATTTTTATCCCATAATTTGAAAAGATCAGAAATTACCATTTGTCCAACTCCGGATTTTCAGGTATTACTTCCTTTAAAGCCGTTATCGCAACCTCTATCATGTCATCAGTCGGCTCTTTAACTGTGGCAATCTTTTGAATGAAAAGTCCGGGGTAAACCAAAGCTCTGGCAATCGGATTATCAGATCTTCCCAGAACCTTATTAACCTCATATGAGATACCCACAATGAGCGGTAGTGCTGCCAATCTAGTCAGCATCCTGACCCATGGATTTGGCCATCCGAAAAAGGATAGTACAACTATGGATATCAGCATCACGGAGAACAAAAAACTCGTACCGCATCTTGGATGAAGTCTAGGCTGAACTCTAACATTCTCAACTGTCAAATCAAGTCCTTTTTCATAACAGAATATGGACTTATGTTCTGCGCCATGGTACATAAACACCCTTTTCATATCTTCCATTAGTGATACAACTGAAATATATGTTAGGAATATGGCGATTCTTATCAATCCCTCTATTAGATTTAAGGCAACTGAATTTTTTATATAATTTTTGAATAGCGAAGTAACTGTTGTAGGTATGAAGAAGAACAGAACTAAAGCTACAACCACGGATAGAACCAGTGCAAAGACTTCCATGACCCTGTCCGTCTTGTCCTTAAAGATTCTCTCCATAAGTCCATCGCCCTTTTTTTCATTAGACTCGTCTTCTTCCTCTTCATAAAAGGATGCCGAATACATCAGTGCATCTGTGCCGATTCTCATCGCATCAACCAGACCAACCATTCCTCTTATAAAGGGAAGTTTTCCTATTTTTAATGAGATGCTTTTAGTTTTATCTACTTTAAGCTCAATTTCGCCATTCGGTTTTCTAACGGCAATTGAAGTTAAAATGGGACCTCTCATCATAATCCCTTCTATCAGAGCTTGTCCTCCGATACTAGTCTTTCTTTTTATTGTATTGTCTGTCATAATTCTCCATTATCCTTATAACAAAATAAAGGTTAGTGAAATCCACTAACCTTTTTTAGACCTAAGAAATTAATCTCTATTATATTTCTTCTTAAATCTCTCTACTCTACCACCACGCTCAACAAATTTCTGTCTTCCAGTGTAGAATGGATGACATTCTGAGCAAATCTCTACTTTTAGGTTTTCTTTAGTGGATCCTGTAGTAAATGTATTTCCACAAGCACAAGTAACTGTTGCTTCGTGATATTCAGGATGAATTCCGTCTTTCATTATTTTCACCTCTTTTAAAACAAAATAATTCTTACTAACTACTGAATTATAACACGAGTTGACATCTATTGCAAGATTTTTTATAAACTTATTTTAAAGTATTTAATATTTTTTCCTGCTCTTTATTTATACCCAATAAACCCTTGCCTTAAATATTTATCTATCGGCTTAAAACTCATTAAAGTATTCACATCACATGCATAAGTGCATGTGAATGCAGCAATTACACGTATTACTCTTAATCAAAATTTAAACCATATTATCTTATATTGCAAAGATTTTCCAAAATTAAATCACTCACGGAAGAAGGTCCTCCAATTACAGTTATATCTTTTATACCCGTATCAGTTAAATAGGATTTCACTACTCCCGGCAGTTCAGTCTTAGAACTTAACAGAATAGCCCCACTATTCTTACCTGCTAAAGGACCTGCTGTAAGTGCATCTACAAAATTGCTGCCGTCCGTAATAAAAGCAGATTTGATATCTGTAAGTCCTGATTTTGCAATGCTGACAGATGTATCGTATCTATCCTTGCCATAGAATCTTGTAACCTGCACGCCAAGAGATTTAAGCTCTTCTTCAACCTCATTTGAAACCGTATTAGGTCCTCCGGCAATTACAATTCTATCTATACCCCAATCCATAATTGACTGTTTTACAAAAGTATCGATTCTATCTCTTCCTATTAATAATATTGGAGACTTTTGACTTATTGCAATAGGCGTTAGCGCAAGAGCATCAGGATAGTTTTCACCACTGGCTATACAAATGGTATTGGATTTGTAACTATCCCTTAAAACTGTAGCGATTTCTACCGAGGTTTGATATCTGTTTGTACCGGATATCCTTTTTACATTATATCCATTTTGAGTGAGTTTCTCGGAGACTCCCATGCTTATGCTGTTTTCTCCTCCAAGTAGAAGTACATTGCTTGGATTTAATCTTTTTATCTCTGATAGTATATCATCCGGCAAATTATCTTTACCTGTAATCAAGATAGGCGAATTTAATATACTTGCAAGCGGCGCTCCTGCAAGTGCATCAGGATAATTGTGTGCATTTGCAAGAATTACCGTATCTGCGGAATCGGCGTATGTTCTACTGATGGCAGTTGCAGTTTTAAATCTGTCAGAACCAAATACTCTCTCAACTCTGCATATCTCAGGTTTTTCCGTCCTGCTTCCATATAATACCGATATATCATCGAAGAACAAGCTGCCCTTCGTATTATTGTATGCACTATCCGGTTCACATACCATTCTGATTCCCCAAACCAGTTCATAAGGATGTTTTGAGCTTGAAGGTATAGGTATCTCCACATACTTCCATCCCGTCCAGTCGATATACACTTCTCCAATATAATCTAGAGGCTTAAGCTGCATTCTGAGCCACATTCCACTGCCATTTCCATAAACCCAAGTACCGATCGCAGTCGGATAACCCTCAAGCTTTCCATATCCATTACTTGGACCGACTTCTATCGCAACCACTCCTGTAGCAGGTCTTGTCTCAAAATCGTAATCTATGCGCAGAGACCCTTCACCCGATTTGATATACTCAGGATTTGTATTAATAGAAGCAGATGCACTGCCGCCCCTTCTTCCATTGTCATTGAAAAATCTCCACTGCCAATTATCTTTAGCCAGTTCCCTATCAAATGAGTTTAAAAGAACAGGCTCCTTACCTATTTCAACAGGTATATCTACGCTAAGGTTTCCATAACTCACTTTGATGCTTCCCTTTGCTTTACCACTGCCTGCAGTAAATACTCCGGTTGATGAAATACTGCCTATATCTGCATTATCTACTCCGTAAGTGAGAAGTGAAGCCGGTATCAGAATTCTCCTATTTCCGGCTATTCCATAGATTTCAAGCTTTTCCACTTCATTTAAAGCAAAATTCAGCACCGGTTTTGAAGCTTCTATCCCGGTTATAGTACCGTCTACTTTTATATTGTACCTGGTACTGATTCCGCTTGGGTTATGTTTTATTGTAACAGTCCCCGTTCCATTCACGAGCCCTGCAGTAAATTTCCCGCTTGCATCCACACTTCCTATATTTCCTTCTACTGAGTAGCTTAAATCATCAGCACTTATCGCCACAGGATTATAGGAATTGTCTGTAGCCTTAGTGACCAGATTTATAGACTCTCCAAGAAAGACAACCGAACTATTTGAAAAACCGTCCCCATATACATGAAGTTTCTGAGCGCTGTTCCCATTCTGACGTGGTCTTACAAATAGCAGGGCATTACTATTAGATCTCTCCCTACCATCTGAAGGTTTATTTAAAAGAGTTGCATTTTCGTCTCCCGGCAGTGTTACATAAATAGTAGATGAGCCGCCACCATCAAAATTGTAAAGATTCGGATATGATTTACTCTTGGCATAATCCACCATATGTGAAAACCTCATACCTATGGCATGCCCCGCTCTCCTACCGTCACTTAGCATAAACTCAGTATTTTCATTGGAAGCGGTCAGCAAACCGGTTCTGGGATGAATATCAGAGGTATTGTAGTAAGTCTGGTTGTGCTGACCGTTTTCCATAAGGGTCATATAAATACCTATGGCCGATTTAACATTTGCCCAGTTTACATCTTGTGATTTATTCACAGCTGATATGCTCACATTCTGTCCCGGCTTTAATTGTGATATATTTTTAAAATTAGCCGATTTACTGCCTGCAGAGAGTACAAACTGACCTTTTCCAATTTTAGTCTGCTGCGTGCCTTGTACATTATTGACACTTACGACAGTCGTCTGTACTGTAGACCCAATCACAATTCCCGT
The sequence above is a segment of the Peptoniphilaceae bacterium AMB_02 genome. Coding sequences within it:
- the prfA gene encoding peptide chain release factor 1: MKDKLLAIEKRFNELEQKIIDPEVMKDMPTWQRYCKEHSDLQPIIDIAREYIDNDKIIEEDKQMLNEASDDDMKELLKEEIDERSKALEVQEEEIKILLLPKDPNDHKNVIVEIRAGAGGDEAGLFAGDLYRMYQMYADSRGWKTEVMSFSDQGVGGVKEAIFMINGKGAYSMLKYESGVHRVQRVPTTESSGRIHTSTATVAVLPEAEDVDVEINQSDLRVDVYRSSGNGGQSVNTTDSAVRITHIPTGIVVSCQDEKSQLKNKDKAMKILKTRLYDKMLEEQNAEISENRRSQVGTGDRSERIRTYNFPQGRITDHRINMTIYQLESFLNGDIQEMIDSLITEDQTKKLAAVS
- a CDS encoding chromate transporter, whose amino-acid sequence is MFKVFLSIGMFTFGGGVAMIPIIEKEVVTNRKWLTDDDFLDVIAMAQASPGVMAANMSIFIGYKLKGFMGALVCLVAAILPSFLIMLAIAAFFAGFRDLKFVDSMFKGIRAAVVALLASSVLILSTKSNFKLIQFVFVLIVAVLVIYLKVSPIWLILAGGIGYIIYKLLILAIKR
- a CDS encoding cell wall-binding repeat-containing protein, translating into MKKIRFTYIGKLIALLFCLSILSVSSHASEILPGTSITGIGKVRDAFIREIYPGVNWTYINSNNNVGIQKTHLIDTNYSTNDLEVISSFGPYIYGGDRLSSLVRSAEESGYRVIFAINGDSYDTSTGVPKGIMIDAGILHHYSPAYKKALGYTHDRKVVTGTADFDIVAKAGDKNISVTYLNRDRKSNDTAVYLQTDRFSDSTKSKAAGVEVVLKANSESDTGIVIGSTVQTTVVSVNNVQGTQQTKIGKGQFVLSAGSKSANFKNISQLKPGQNVSISAVNKSQDVNWANVKSAIGIYMTLMENGQHNQTYYNTSDIHPRTGLLTASNENTEFMLSDGRRAGHAIGMRFSHMVDYAKSKSYPNLYNFDGGGSSTIYVTLPGDENATLLNKPSDGRERSNSNALLFVRPRQNGNSAQKLHVYGDGFSNSSVVFLGESINLVTKATDNSYNPVAISADDLSYSVEGNIGSVDASGKFTAGLVNGTGTVTIKHNPSGISTRYNIKVDGTITGIEASKPVLNFALNEVEKLEIYGIAGNRRILIPASLLTYGVDNADIGSISSTGVFTAGSGKAKGSIKVSYGNLSVDIPVEIGKEPVLLNSFDRELAKDNWQWRFFNDNGRRGGSASASINTNPEYIKSGEGSLRIDYDFETRPATGVVAIEVGPSNGYGKLEGYPTAIGTWVYGNGSGMWLRMQLKPLDYIGEVYIDWTGWKYVEIPIPSSSKHPYELVWGIRMVCEPDSAYNNTKGSLFFDDISVLYGSRTEKPEICRVERVFGSDRFKTATAISRTYADSADTVILANAHNYPDALAGAPLASILNSPILITGKDNLPDDILSEIKRLNPSNVLLLGGENSISMGVSEKLTQNGYNVKRISGTNRYQTSVEIATVLRDSYKSNTICIASGENYPDALALTPIAISQKSPILLIGRDRIDTFVKQSIMDWGIDRIVIAGGPNTVSNEVEEELKSLGVQVTRFYGKDRYDTSVSIAKSGLTDIKSAFITDGSNFVDALTAGPLAGKNSGAILLSSKTELPGVVKSYLTDTGIKDITVIGGPSSVSDLILENLCNIR
- the rpmE gene encoding 50S ribosomal protein L31, whose amino-acid sequence is MKDGIHPEYHEATVTCACGNTFTTGSTKENLKVEICSECHPFYTGRQKFVERGGRVERFKKKYNRD
- a CDS encoding TetR/AcrR family transcriptional regulator, with product MGLWIGLKTNSEVSKIPRQKITREMILSEAFEITREFGIDSVNTGVVSKSLGCSVQPIYSYFKNMDDLKIAIYNKTHREFNDRFNSGMSMETAISEYVKFAYEERNLFSLLFLGNFKELYSKSKKLDGKNDIFTELLNEEKKDNKKFEQFVFAHGIASLIVNDKLDMSFEEIRKRIKRFNSKTE
- a CDS encoding DUF1576 domain-containing protein; this translates as MRLLVNNRLEREELIKYFVLFGFAVFSIGIGFYFSTPSEILNGLKALIIHHGLVDTDAFYIGGIGAAFVNSGLAVVISLALFVLTRTRIGSGEISGILMVFGYSFFGKTIFNMLPLTLGVYFYAFLTKDKLSVHSPMACYASAVGPIVSVLAFHNEFLGYGSLFAIIFGIIVGFITGILIAYFAKLMKVLIRGKSMYVGGFTAGVVAILMNSLLKGIGLGHGPYENPPFVDQSYSMPLVISMVLLFLYLIIIGVIGHGGLVYSLKLLIEENPKRDYVKSHGFYVAITSAGLLGLIGLLYFLIMPGAKMHGEMWAGIFTMSAFSVIGLIPRYIYPFIIGMVGGGFLIGGVNGIVTGGGFLTGAMTKIAARPTMMGTYVGSGISPVTEKFGLRQTIVLGLIYGIITPNLAVIHGWMNTYNSGFALGLVVILFCTEEFRLINAEMALYDRMNKYGFMDRFKDK
- the prmC gene encoding peptide chain release factor N(5)-glutamine methyltransferase, producing the protein MVISDLFKLWDKNELTIALNHFYGYKREELLLNPNRELKPDELEKMLDLIEKRKKHIPLQYILGKWWFYDIEVEVEEGVLIPRPETEILVEKAIALTKPGMKILEIGTGTGIIAISLAKHTVAEIIAVDISERCIDLSNRNVSLNNISGIDFRKSDLYEAVEGLKFDMIVSNPPYISENERDKLEKELSYEPENALFSGDDGLDIIREIIYKAVYYLNKKGIIIIEIGFDQGEAVRDLLKNSNFTGIELIKDYNGLDRVVVGRLAG
- a CDS encoding DUF1385 domain-containing protein, with amino-acid sequence MTDNTIKRKTSIGGQALIEGIMMRGPILTSIAVRKPNGEIELKVDKTKSISLKIGKLPFIRGMVGLVDAMRIGTDALMYSASFYEEEEDESNEKKGDGLMERIFKDKTDRVMEVFALVLSVVVALVLFFFIPTTVTSLFKNYIKNSVALNLIEGLIRIAIFLTYISVVSLMEDMKRVFMYHGAEHKSIFCYEKGLDLTVENVRVQPRLHPRCGTSFLFSVMLISIVVLSFFGWPNPWVRMLTRLAALPLIVGISYEVNKVLGRSDNPIARALVYPGLFIQKIATVKEPTDDMIEVAITALKEVIPENPELDKW
- a CDS encoding chromate transporter — protein: MGEYIDIFIAFLKIGAFSFGGGYAMIPMIRQEVLINNSWMTELELVDIIAVSQMTPGPIAINLATYLGFKIHGVLGSLVATIAVTLPSFVVMSIFYLAVKKLAGNKYMGWFFTGLKPVVVGLILAGLLSVVGSSIIDGGTAIILLISFYLAHIRKWHPIKVIGVAALIGLLAYGI